In Oryza glaberrima chromosome 8, OglaRS2, whole genome shotgun sequence, the following are encoded in one genomic region:
- the LOC127783353 gene encoding uncharacterized protein LOC127783353 translates to MVVMMMQKSSLDLVLVPCGLVIMFGYHLILLYRILRRPAATVIGYENHNKLAWVRRMVQASPDETGLALSVISSNISASTNLASLCIALGSLIGAWVSSTSKVFMTELVYGDRTQATATVKYISLLVCFLVSFTCFIHSARYYVQASFLITTLDSDVPASYIQHAVIRGGNFWSMGLRALYFATTLLMWIFGPIPMFACSVLMVFILHLLDSNSLPLHNHQFTIRKRHDQRALASTVVTRHPSPQNPILSNPVLSPVTFSIN, encoded by the exons atggtggtgatgatgatgcagaAGAGCTCCCTGGACCTGGTGCTTGTGCCATGTGGTCTGGTGATCATGTTCGGCTACCACCTCATCCTCCTCTACCGGATtctccgccgccccgccgccaccgtcatcgGCTACGAGAACCACAACAAGCTGGCATGGGTCCGCCGCATGGTGCAG GCGAGCCCGGACGAGACGGGGCTGGCACTGAGCGTCATCTCCAGCAACATCTCGGCGTCGACGAACCTGGCGTCGCTGTGCATCGCGCTGGGCTCGCTCATCGGGGCCTGGGTGAGCAGCACCTCCAAGGTTTTCATGACGGAGCTCGTCTACGGCGACCGCACCCAGGCAACGGCCACCGTGAAGTACATCTCCCTTCTCGTCTGCTTCCTCGTCTCCTTCACTTGCTTCATCCACTCTGCAAG GTACTATGTCCAAGCCAGCTTCCTAATAACCACGCTGGATTCTGATGTCCCGGCAAGCTACATCCAACATGCTGTGATCCGAGGAGGCAACTTCTGGTCAATGGGGCTCCGTGCACTCTACTTCGCGACAACGCTGCTGATGTGGATCTTCGGGCCGATACCAATGTTCGCCTGCTCGGTGTTGATGGTGTTCATCCTGCACCTGCTGGACAGCAATTCCCTGCCATTGCACAACCATCAGTTCACAATTAGAAAACGGCATGATCAGAGAGCTCTGGCATCTACAGTGGTTACAAGGCACCCCAGCCCTCAGAATCCGATTCTCAGTAACCCGGTCTTGTCTCCTGTAACTTTTTCAATAAATTAA